In the Pectinatus sottacetonis genome, TGAACATGTAAATGAACAAACTGTTCCTGATTTTTTATTTCCTGCATATAAAGATTTCCTTCTTAAAAATATTATATATTTAATAATACCATTTTATCATATACAAAAATGAAGTGGAAACATCATTGAAAAACTTTATTATTTATTTTTTCAATATTAGCTCACAATGACTGTCTTGACTTTCAACATTACACCTATTATAATAAAAAACAGTTTTATAATTGGATAAGTTAAAGCTTATGATGCAGAGTAGTAAATTTTAGGCATTTTTCAGAAAGCCAATGGCTGATGTGAATTGGTATTTGTCTTTTTTGAACTCACTGCTGAAGCTTCCGATAAGGAATTTAATATTAAATATATTTTATTAATATTAAAAAAACCTTAGCCTGCTCAATATAACAACAGGTTGATCGGCGTTAATAGCGTTAATATTTTAAGAGGGCAGTTTTACTGTCAATCAGGGTGGTACCGCGAAATTTTCGTCCTTGGCTTAAAGCCAGGGATTTTTTATTTTTAAGGAGGACTTTTTTTAATGGATAAATATTGCCCAGGTAAAATCGAAAAAAAATGGCAGGATAACTGGGAAAGTAATGGGGTATATACTACTAATGAAGATGATACCAGAGAAAAATACTATGTTTTGGAAATGTTTCCTTATCCATCAGGCAATCTGCATATGGGACATGTGCGAAACTATTCTATCGGTGATGTAATCGCTCGTTTTAAAACTATGCAGGGATTTAATGTACTACATCCTATGGGCTTTGATGCCTTCGGCATGCCTGCAGAAAATGCAGCTATAAAGCATGGTGTTAAACCTTCTGACTGGACATATTCTAATATGGATAACATGATCCGCCAGCAAAAGCAGATAGGACTGTCTTACGACTGGAACAGATTAGTCCAGACCTGTAATCCTGATTATTACCGCTGGACTCAATATTTATTTGAAATTTTTTATAAAAAGGGTCTTGCTTATAAGAAAAAAGCTACCGTTAACTGGTGCGATTCCTGTAAAACAGTCTTAGCTAATGAACAGGTAATTGATGGCTGCTGCTGGCGATGTGATTCTCCTGTAATAAAAAAAGACTTGGAACAATGGTTTTTAAAAATAACTGATTATGCCGATGTTTTATTAAAAGACTTAAAAAAATTACCCAATTGGCCGACCCGTGTCAAAACAATGCAGGAAAACTGGATAGGACGCAGTGAGGGGGCAGAAATAACTTTTACTGTTCCTAATTTCAAGGAAAATATTACTGTTTATACAACAAGACCTGATACTGCTTTCGGCATCAGTTATATGGTTTTAGCTGTTGAACATCCCTTAGTAGAAAAACTTATAAAAAATTCTATTAATAAAGAACAAATACATAAATTTATTGAACATGTCCATAATCAAAGTGAATTGGAACGGACTTCGGATAAATTAGAAAAAGAGGGTATTTTTACCGGAGCATATGCCATCAATCCTTTTAATGGTGAAAAAGTTCCCATATGGATTGCCAATTATGTATTATTTGAATATGGGACAGGCGCTGTTATGGGTGTTCCTGCACACGACAGCCGTGACTGGATGTTTGCCGGTAAATACAATCTTAAGAAAAAAATTGTTATAACTAACGAAGACAAATCTTTATGCCTTGAAAAAATGAGCGATGCTTATACTGATGATGGTATATTAATAAACTCTGGTGAATTTACTGGTATGAATAACCGCCAGGCAATTCCGGCAATAATTGACTGGCTGGAAAAAAACAAATGTGGTAAACGTCGTATCAATTACCGCCTGCGTGACTGGCTTATCTCACGTCAGCGTTACTGGGGGGCCCCCATCCCTGTGATTTACTGCGAAAAATGCGGTACTGTCCTTGTGCCAGAAAAAGATCTTCCTGTTAAGCTACCAGAAGATGTTAAATTTGAACCTGGTGTCGTTTCACCTTTGGCCCACAGCAGTGATTTTGTAAACTGCACTTGTCCTAAATGCGGCGGACCCGCAAAACGAGAAACAGATACAATGGATACTTTTATATGCTCCTCCTGGTACTACATGCGCTTTGCCGATGCCAAAAACACTACGGCTCCATTTGATAAAAACATCGTAAATAAGTGGCTTCCTGTAGATCAATATATTGGCGGCATAGAACATGCCATTTTGCATCTTCTTTATTCCAGATTTTTTACTAAAGTTTTAAAAGATGCCGGGCTGGTAAACTTTGATGAACCTTTTACCAACCTTTTAACTCAAGGTATGGTTATAAAAGATGGTTCTAAAATGAGTAAATCGCTCGGCAATGTTGTTTCTCCAGAAGAAATAATCAGTAAATACGGCGCTGATACCGCCCGCTTATTTATATTGTTTGCTGCTCCGCCAGAACGTGATCTCGAATGGAGTGACCAAGGTGTTGAAGGTGCGTGGAGATTTTTAAATCGCATTTGGCGCATAGTCCTCCATTATGAAAATATGGTAAAAGATAACCCTGCCATTAATACTGCCATTTTAAATAATAAAGAAAAAGACCTGCGCCGTATTGTCCACACAACTATAAAAAAAGTGACTGAAGACATTGCAGTCCGTTCCAACTTCAATACAGCTATAAGTTCCATTATGGAACTAGTAAATGCCTTTTATTCCATACGAGAAGAAAAAATACAACCGGGTCTTATAAATGAAACTATTAACTCCTTATTACTGCTTTTAGCTCCCTTTGCTCCGCATATCACAGAAGAACTTTGGCAGAGAATAGGTCGCCCGGGTAGTATTCATAAAGCAATATGGCCTAAATATGATGAAAAAGCACTTGCTGCCGACGAATTGGAAATAGTTGTTCAGATAAACGGCAAAGTTCGCGATAAAATGACCATTGTGGCACAAACAGATCCAAATGAAATAAAAAAACAGGCTCAAACATTAAACCGCATCCAGAAATTAATCCAAGGAAAAAATATAATAAAAACTATTTATGTGCCTAAAAAAATAGTAAATATTGTCATCAGATAACTTATTTCTGCTAAAATAATCCCAAAAGGGGCTGTCGTACATTAAAAGTACGACAGCCCCTTTTGGGATTTTCAGATAGTTACCCCTTCCATGGATTTTTCCAAATAGATTATTTCTTTATTATCATCATATTCTATAAGCTCAGCATATCGTTCCCAACCAATAAGTAAATCTAATTGTTTTTTTGCCGCTTCTTCTCCTAAAGGTTGTACCAATAATTCTTCAAAAAAATCTATATTCATTTGTCGATTCGACTTTGATTGCAGAATACTTATCATTTTTTTTACAAAGGGAACATGTTTCATAATCTGCCGCTTAAATAAATTTTTGCGCTCGAGAACTGTGGCCTGTGCAAATTCTATACCGTAAGCTGTAAGCTCAATATCACCCTCAGTGACCTTAGTAAAATGCAACAGACTACAGGCATCTATAAGTGGCAGAAAGTCCTCCATATCTATAGCAAAACGGTTAGCAAGCTTATATAGATCTACTTTTTCATTCAAATCTTCCA is a window encoding:
- the leuS gene encoding leucine--tRNA ligase, which gives rise to MDKYCPGKIEKKWQDNWESNGVYTTNEDDTREKYYVLEMFPYPSGNLHMGHVRNYSIGDVIARFKTMQGFNVLHPMGFDAFGMPAENAAIKHGVKPSDWTYSNMDNMIRQQKQIGLSYDWNRLVQTCNPDYYRWTQYLFEIFYKKGLAYKKKATVNWCDSCKTVLANEQVIDGCCWRCDSPVIKKDLEQWFLKITDYADVLLKDLKKLPNWPTRVKTMQENWIGRSEGAEITFTVPNFKENITVYTTRPDTAFGISYMVLAVEHPLVEKLIKNSINKEQIHKFIEHVHNQSELERTSDKLEKEGIFTGAYAINPFNGEKVPIWIANYVLFEYGTGAVMGVPAHDSRDWMFAGKYNLKKKIVITNEDKSLCLEKMSDAYTDDGILINSGEFTGMNNRQAIPAIIDWLEKNKCGKRRINYRLRDWLISRQRYWGAPIPVIYCEKCGTVLVPEKDLPVKLPEDVKFEPGVVSPLAHSSDFVNCTCPKCGGPAKRETDTMDTFICSSWYYMRFADAKNTTAPFDKNIVNKWLPVDQYIGGIEHAILHLLYSRFFTKVLKDAGLVNFDEPFTNLLTQGMVIKDGSKMSKSLGNVVSPEEIISKYGADTARLFILFAAPPERDLEWSDQGVEGAWRFLNRIWRIVLHYENMVKDNPAINTAILNNKEKDLRRIVHTTIKKVTEDIAVRSNFNTAISSIMELVNAFYSIREEKIQPGLINETINSLLLLLAPFAPHITEELWQRIGRPGSIHKAIWPKYDEKALAADELEIVVQINGKVRDKMTIVAQTDPNEIKKQAQTLNRIQKLIQGKNIIKTIYVPKKIVNIVIR